The genomic DNA GGAGTGATATTTgattgttttaaaagataaacagatgaggggcacctggatggctcagtctgttaggtgtctgccttcagctcaggtcatgataccggggtgtttgcatcgagccccgcttcgggtgtcctgctcagcggggagtctgcttctccctctgcccctttccctgttcgtgctctctctcttgcccccctttgctctctctcaaataaataaataaaatcttaaaaacaaaacaaaaccaaaccagatGAAAGCATGAGGCATGGAAGTGGGGCGGGACTGAGGATAGATTTCCTGGCAGAGAACACAAGCTGTGGATTGAATGGCATGATGAATAGGAACAGAAAAGTACTTCAGAATacctggaataaaaaaaaaagaatacctggaATAAAAGGTCTATAAGACAATGGTGGGGAATGAGGCTTGAGAGGTAAGGAAATGCCAGATCAGGATGGGCCTTGTGAAGGACAGATGTGgaatttgaagtttattttgaaagctgttgaacattttaagaacttttaaatGGGGTATTGAGAGTGGATGGCTAGAACATTCTTTAAAGAACCTTGgctatgaaaagggaaaaagtcaCTAGAGGGagaattgcttttttaaaaatttttatttaagtatagttgacacacaatattacattagagttttgttgttttttttaagatttttatttatttattcatgaggacagagagagcgcacaagcagagggaggggcaggcagagggagaagcaggctccccgctgagaagggaggcCGATatgaggctctatcccaggaccctgggatcacgacctgagacctgagccgaaggcagaagcttaacgactgagcccccaggcgccctagagttttgttttttaccatgaaaggaaaggaagacaacTCTATTCCAGCATTTTCTCTCAGCAGCACAATTGTGGTGGTTTCAGGCGAGTCCCAGCAAGGCTATTTACTTCTGtagtcatataaaatatataatatatagtacatatatacagatattttGCAAATAAACACACATCTCAATATCATTAGTTACAGAGCAACTCAGAGATTAGATGCAAATAGTACTGTTCATTAGAGTCTTAGCATTGTGTATTCAGATAATTTCATATTGAAATGTCCATTTAAGTTCCTCTATAGCATTATCTGGAATTTTAGGGATAAAACATTAATACTCTGCAAATATCTGTTATAAAAAcaatattctaaaaatacatatttctgtgGGTATAGCCCTCAGACCAAATGTGCTAACAAATGTTTAAGTCTGTTTTATGGGGGTTGGGGATTATAGATAGTATTTTCTTACTTGTgcttttttcaatttcttccgaATTTTTTACACAGAACATGTGTTACTTTTGTAGtcagaaaaagtattttcctttaaaaatttgtcaGTGAGTGAGAgcccacacaagcagggggagcggggggcatagggaaaagcaggctcctcgctgatgGGGAACTCAGTCTCtcaccctgggaccacgacctcagctgaaggcagacggttaaccaactgagcctcccaggaaaAGTATTTTCTTAATGACCTAATTTTCAGTATGCTTCTTACCCTGTTTTACACTGCTAGATATTGACATAGTAGGAAAACAACACTCAATACAAGTCAGGAAACTTTGAATTCTTACCAGGCAGCAGGGCAATATATATCATGCAACATAAAATGTGTCATCTTTTTCATAGGGTTGTTTTTGAGGTCAGTTGGTAGTATAGTAAAATGTCTTATAATGTGAAAAGTCCAAAGTTATTATGAAGAACAGATAAACAACTTAATAGTTCATAGACCAGCTTTCCTGGCTGGGGAAGAGTAAAATAGGAAGATTTAAAGTTGCTGTCAAATACTAAGTTAgtttattttaacaaaagtatCTATGAAGCCCAGTAGGTTGTTTCTTTTATACTTAACGAGTTTATTTTAgtgcttcatctttttttttccatggattttatttttcttttaggtaGTCAAGCCACATACTCCATTAATAAGGTTCCCTGACAGAAGAGACAATCCTAAACCTAACGGTAAGTTgtacttcagatttttaaaaaaatatatgtacaggCATATGTACATATGAATATTCTATTATAggcattatttctcattttaaaatcagcGAGACCATTGTAGCTTAGATCACAATGGTCTGCTAGGTTTCATGCAAGTAGAAATTAACTTACTACCTCCATTTAAAAAGGTAGTGACTCAACAGAACATATCTCTGATTTTTTAATGATAACGATTTTATATAGGgaaatttttgttctttcctttcttctgtcctttAAAAGACTCTCCTATGCTTACACTGGAGAGATTGTGAGGAACAGTAGCCATTCCTATATTTTTCTCCCAGCTcaccttcttttctttcactcatttattcattcactcaataaagaCTGCCTTAGCCCTGAGCAATCATTTCCTATAAAGTAACTGAAGATTCTGAACAagtcctgtttttcttttgccCCTCCTTTTTACCCGATCCTttgtccctgttttttttttaattccagtatagttaacttacagtgtccagtatagtgattcaacaattctatacattactcagtgatcATTATGATTGTCCCTGTCTTTATTATATTTGATCTTTAATTCAGGGAGGAGTTTATCAAATTTTGtagggagatatatatatatctctctctccatcctttttttttttttttttttttaagattttatttatttgacagagagcacaaacggggagcgggagagggagaagcatgcttcccgctgagcaagggtacccaattcggggctccatcccaggaccttgggatcatgacctgagccaaaggcaatcacttaagcgactgagccagccaggcgccccttataggGATATTTTTAACTGTAAATGCCACCATttgacaaaactttttttttttttaaagattttttatttatttatttgagagacagagagtgagcgagagagagagagagcacaagctggagaaggggcagagggagcaggagagggagaagcaggcttcccgcctagcagagagcctgatgtggggctcaatcccaggaccccgggatcatgacctgagccgaaggcagatgcataaccgactgagccacccaggtgcctccatttGACAAAACTTAAGTCAGGTAGATTATCCATATGGGTTGAACTCCACTAcctagaaattttattattttacaaacttGTTTGATTTAGTAATTCATTCACTTAAAgctacctccttttttttttttaatatttcagttatttatttgagagagacaaagatagagcacgagcggggaggagagggagaagcaggcttccctctgagcagggagcccaatgcgggactcgatcccaggaccccgggatcataacctgagccaaaggcagacgctcaactgactgagccatccaggtgccccagctacttccttatttaaaaagaactttatgAAATTACATATAGGTACTCAACTACGTTACTCAGTAATACCTCTCAGAATTACACTTAGCATTTGAAGAATGACTTGCTTACTCAATAATAGATAActcaaaatagtattttaagacACCTGAacaatttatttctctaattgcatttttttttttttcagtatcagAAGTTTTGAGATCAGCAGGACTACCGTCTCACTCTTCTTCAATTTCACAGCATTCTAAGGGAAGTAAATCCCCAGATTTGCTGGTGCATCAGGGTCCACCAGACActgcagaaataataaaaacattacctCAGAAATACAGAAGGAAACTTGTATCTCaagaagaaattgaatttatcCAAGTATGTCATTGCTCTTTATCTTAGTACTGTGGAAAACACATGAACATTTTTGGCTTTTGGAATTTCATAGGCTGATTTACTTGCTCCTTCCATCACCTTGTCATGGTGGGTCAGTAGCTAAGACCAAAATAGTCGGGTAGACCAGGACTATGAGAAATAAACCATGTACAAGCCCTCAGTAAAAGTACATGAAGGAATATATGTGTGGAAGTAGAATATGGGAAGTAGTAATAGCCATAACCACATGAAAAAAGCTCGGTAGAATCCTTGGTAATTTTTCAGTGTGAAGGGCTGCTGAGACCATGAAATTTGAGGACCACCAATCAGGGTCAACCTTGAGTCCTTTCCAGATCAGAAATTGTTCATAACATTGATAGGAGTGTCTAAGAGGAAAAccgaaactttttttttaaacgccTAAAGATCATTTGCTTAAAATAGTGTAAATTCATATAGTGGCCATGAGAACATTTCTTCTGTAAATTTAACACCTAAtcgttttgctttgttttttccttttcagcgTGGAGGTCCAGAATAATCACTGACAGTGTGGCTGCTGTTTGTCATCAGACAAAAGACTAGTCTTTACAATAAAGGACTTCCAAAATGGCACACGAGAAATTATATAGTAAACAACTTGAATAAAtactctgcaaaaaaaaaagaaatctagaaaatttAGATGGACAATTGTATCTCCTAATATATGTATCTTGGTCAGCTTCTCCACAAGCTTACCTAATTGTTTATATGCTtattaaagtatacatttttaaatgttagcctATTAATTTACTCTCGATTATCAAGTATTACCAGTGTTGAGCTACTAAAAGCACACAATATCTAGTAAACTATCACAGGTTTCCCAtgatttcccttttgtttcagtttctttttagaCATGGAAAGATTTATTAGAATTGCTGCTTTTGGGAATTGATTTTCCTGAAATTGGATGAGGATCAGTGAAAGAATGACTCCATTATTTGTTCTTagttttctccccctttttttcattCACAAAGTTACTGGAGTATAACTAGTTTAAAAAGTGTGTCCTAccctaaatgataaaaatatagtCAAGGTAAAATAGGTGACTTTGTGGTATTAAAACTGGGAGTTAATACAAAAGATTATTTGTAACCTATATTCAGAAGAAAATACCAgagtttaaaatggaaaataagagatCAAAATGAATATAACCTAGAAATAACCTAGAAAGTGTTTGATTAGAAATTGCAACTTACTCTGTTATTAGGGGTGTTAAGAAagtcttattctttattttactgttttaattatcATCTGTGCAAATTCTGGAAACCACTAACTTTCTCAAACTTAATGTCTGAAAGTCTCATAAAATCAACCTAAATATTTACCTTACTAAGGCAATTTATGAAACTTTAATAGGGTCTTACAGTGCCAAGGCTATGTATTGTGAAAGTAAAGCCTCACAAagctaaataaattttcttccataCCTTGAATGATTTCTAGAATATGCTTTAAAGAAGTCACCCTTAATAGTAAGGGTAGCTTTTGGGCATTAGACAgagtcgaggggcgcctgggtggctcgcttggtcgagcgcctgccttcggttggggtcatgataccggggtcctgggatagagccccgtgttgggcttcctgctcatggggagcctgcttctccctctcctccccactcactcttttttttttttaacattttatttatttatttgagagagagagaatgagagggcacatgagagggggaagtgtcagagggagaagcagactccctgccgagcagggagcccgatgcggactctccagggactccaggatcgcgacctgagccgaaggcggtcgcttaaccaactgagctgtccaggtgcccctccc from Neomonachus schauinslandi chromosome 7, ASM220157v2, whole genome shotgun sequence includes the following:
- the MRPS36 gene encoding 28S ribosomal protein S36, mitochondrial; the protein is MMGSKMASASRVVQVVKPHTPLIRFPDRRDNPKPNVSEVLRSAGLPSHSSSISQHSKGSKSPDLLVHQGPPDTAEIIKTLPQKYRRKLVSQEEIEFIQRGGPE